The sequence CAATGGCGGCTTGCGCGCCGACCAGAGCATTTCGCCGACCGCAATCAAAGAAAAGTTACGCGCGCTGGTGGACGTGATTCAGCGTGATCCGGCAGTCGCCACGGTGGTCGGATTTACCGGCGGCAGCCGCGCCGGTGGCGGCTTCCTGTTCGTTAACCTGAAACCGGTCGGCGAACGCAAGGACGGCGGCCAGGCAGTCATTGCGCGGCTGCGGCCGCAGCTGGCGAAGATCACCGGCGTGAGCCTGTACCTCAACCCGGTGCAGGATTTCCGGATGGGCGGCAGGTCGTCGAACTCTACCTACCAGTACACCCTCAAGAGCGACAATCTCGCTGATCTGAAAGTCTGGGCCACCAGGCTGGGCGAGGCAATGAAGCTACAACCGGCCCTGATCGACGTCGATACCGACCAGGAAGAAAACGGCGTCGAGACCTATGTCAAGATCGACCACGACGCCGCCTCCCGGCTCGGCTTGACTTCGCGCGATGTCTCCAACGCGCTGTACAACGGCTTCGGCCAGCGCCAGGTCGCGACCATCTATTCCGAGCTGAACCAGTACAAGGTCGTGATGGAAGTGGCACCGCGTTTTGCACGAAGTCCGCAGGCGCTCAACGACGTGTATGTGCCGGCGCGCGGGCTGGTTTCGACCGGTACTGCCGCGACTGCGGCCGGCAGCACGACCACCTCGGCGCTGGGCAGTAACCCCGGCCTGCGCGACCAGTCCACCGGTTCGGCGCTCAGCGGCACGGCAACGCGCATGGTGCCGCTGGCGGCCATCGCCAGTTTTGCCGAAGGGTCGACACCTACCTCGATCAGCCATCAGGATGCCGAACTCGCGACCACGGTCTCGTTCAATCTGACCGACGGCTTCACGCTGGCCGATGGCCAGGATGCGGTGCGCCAGGCCGAGGCCGATATCGGCATGCCGACCAACGTACGCGGCAGTTTTGAAGGCAGCGCGCGTGCCGCGCAGGAATCGCAGAATGAGCAACCGCTGCTGATCCTCGCCGCGCTGGTGGTGATTTACCTCGTGCTGGGCATGCTGTACGAAAGCCTGATCCATCCGATCACGGTGCTGTCGACGCTGCCATCGGCCGGGGTCGGCGCGATCCTGGCGCTGCTGCTGTTCAACATGGAGTTTTCGCTCATCGCGCTGATCGGCGTGTTCCTGCTGCTCGGCATCGTCAAGAAGAACGCCATCCTGATCATCGACTTTGCACTCGAAGCCCAGCGCAGCCGCAACTTGTCAGCCTTTGATGCGGTGCGCGAAGCCTGCCTGCTGCGCTTCCGGCCTATCCTGATGACGACGCTGGCCGCCGCGCTGGGTGCGCTGCCGCTGGCGATCGGTTTTGGCGAAGGGTCCGAACTGCGCCAGCCGCTCGGCGTCGCCATCATCGGCGGGCTGCTCGCCAGCCAGGTATTGACGCTGCTGACCACGCCGGTGGTCTACGTTCTGCTCGACAAATTACGCCACCGCCGCGCACCAGCGCCGCTGGCCATCCAACCATGAGACTGACCATGCACTTACTCCCTCGATCCCGCCGGCTGGCACTTGCCGTGCTGGTTGCCACTGCCGGCGGTTGCGCTGTCGGCCCGACCTACGAGCAACCGGCGCTGGCGACGCCGGCGGCGTACAAGGAAGTGCCGGGCTGGGTCCGGGCGACGCCGGCGGACGCGCTCGATCGCGGTACCTGGTGGACGCTATTCGAGGACGCCGGACTCAATGCGCTGGCGGGTCGGGTAGAGGTGTCGAACCAGAATATCGCCGCTGCAGCGGCCGCTTACGCGCAGGCACGGGCATTGGTGCGCGAACAGCGTGCCGGTCTGTTCCCCGTCGTCAGCCTGGATGGCAGCGGCCGGCGGGCGGGTGGTGAAGTCACGGGTGCCGGTAGCACCTACCAGGCCAGCGTCGGGACAAGCTGGGAACCCGATGTCTGGGGTCGCCTCGGCCGCACCGTTGATAGCGCCAGCGCCGGTGCCCAAGCCAGCGCGGCCGATCTGGCATCGGCGCTGCTGGCGGCGCAGGGCGAACTGGCCATCAATTATTTTTCATTACGCCAGACCGATGCGCAAAGCGCGCTGTTGCAGTCGACCATCGCGGCGTACCAGCGTTCGCTGGAGATCGCGCAAAACCGCTATCAGGCCGGGGTCGCACCAAAGACCGATTTGCTGCAGGCACAAACCCAGCTGGCCAATGCACAGGCCGAACTGGTCGGACTGGAGCGCCAGCGCACCCAGCTCGAACATGCGATTGCGGTACTGGTCGGACAGGCTCCGGGCAATTTCACGCTGGTGATCGCACCGTGGACGGCGACGCTGCCACAGGTGCCGGTCGGCGTTCCATCGACCTTGCTGCAACGTCGTCCCGACATTGCCGCAGCCGAACGCCGTGTCGCTGCTGCCAACCAACAGATCGGGATTGCGCAATCGGCGCTGTATCCGAACCTGAACCTGAGCGCCAGTTACGGCGTCGGTGCGACCCGCGTGAGCGACCTGTTTTCGGCGTCGACCAGTGTGTGGTCGCTGGGCTTGTCGGCGGCGCAGGTGCTGTTCAATGCCGGCGCCACGCGCGCGCGCATCGATGAAGCACAGGCCGCGCAGCAACAGGCTGCCGCGCGTTACCGGCAAACCGTGCTGGTGGCATTTCAGGGTGTTGAGGATCAGCTGGCGGCGACGCGCGTGCTGATGCAGCAGCAGCCATTACGTGAGCTGGCTTCCCGCGCAGCCGATGAAACCGAAGTGCAGACACTGAACCGTTATCGCGCCGGCCAGATCGCCTACACCGAAGTCGTTACCGCGCAGGCCAGCGCCTTCAGTGCGCGGCGCGCGCTGGTGCAGCTGGCCTCGGACCGGCAGGTCACGGCGGTGGCGCTGATCCAGGCGCTGGGCGGCGGCTGGGGGAATTAACCGGCCGGTTGGCAGAATTACTCCGTGGTAGGTGGCGTCGAAAAGCAGTTCACTTTTTGCAGCATCCTGCGCAAGGCCCGGGGTGTTTGTCGCGGCGGTTCAGGCGGGTCCGGCAACTGCGCTTCTTGCATAGGGCTTGCCAGTGCGGGACTTGCCGCCGGGCTCTGCTCCTCAAGCGCCGGTGGTGACGTGGACTGATCGCTGGTTTGTGTTCCGATTTGTGTCGGATGTGGAAAGTTCGTGGATGTTTTCAGGTCCTCGAACTGTTGTCGCAGCTCGATCAACGGCGCAATCTGCCCCCTGAGTTCTTTGATCTCGGTATTCAAGGCGCGGATGACTACCGCCGCTTCTTTTGTATCGACCGATACCTGCGGGTTGGAATTGCTGCGCCTCATCGAGACGGACGCTTGATTTGATGTCGGCGTACTGTCGACGGCCGAGCCGAATTCGGAGCGTGCCAAGTTCAACTCGGTTTGTATCCTTCTGATTTCAGCACGCAGACCTTTGGCTGTTTCACGGGCTTCTACTGCATTGCTGTAGCCAATGCGATCGCGGATATTCGAGATGGAAACAGCAACGTCTTCGTCGGTGATGGCGCGGTGCCCGCCGGCCTCTTCCAGTACTTTTTCGGAGACGCTGCTGTAGATCCGGTCGCGTAATTCGGTGATCTTTGCAATGTTGAGTCGCAACACATTCGGGTCGGACAGCAAGTGCTGGATCACGGGGAGCACCAGATTTTCGAACTTGCGCATTTCCTTGCGGGCGTCGACGTAAATGCGCTCGTAGGTTTTGTTCAGGATATTGTCCCGCGCTTCAGGTTCGATTGCTGTCAGCAAGGAACGGTAAGCGACCAATGTCTCGGTCCAGTCCTTATTGGTCGCCGGTGCCAGCGCGTCCGATCCGAACATGATGCGTGCCGAATGCTTGTTCAGAAAATCCGTCCATTCGCCGAGGCGTTCAGCTTTTTCCGGTCCCGGTAAGCCCCGGCCAACCAGTTGTCTTGCGACCTTGGACCATGAAATATCGAGCACCAGATTCGGATGCCGCTCAAGTAACTTATCCATTGCTGCAACGTGTCCCCGCGGCTGAACCACGAAGCGTCCCAGCCCGCCCGCATGGGCCCAGACGATGGTCGTATTCTTGACTTTCTCGTCACCGAAAAAGTTACTCATGGCATCCAGATATTTCGGTTTTCCGGGCGTGACTTGCCCGGCATCCCAGGTGTCGACATCGGAATGGATGCAGGCGGGCATGTT comes from Actimicrobium sp. CCC2.4 and encodes:
- a CDS encoding efflux transporter outer membrane subunit; protein product: MHLLPRSRRLALAVLVATAGGCAVGPTYEQPALATPAAYKEVPGWVRATPADALDRGTWWTLFEDAGLNALAGRVEVSNQNIAAAAAAYAQARALVREQRAGLFPVVSLDGSGRRAGGEVTGAGSTYQASVGTSWEPDVWGRLGRTVDSASAGAQASAADLASALLAAQGELAINYFSLRQTDAQSALLQSTIAAYQRSLEIAQNRYQAGVAPKTDLLQAQTQLANAQAELVGLERQRTQLEHAIAVLVGQAPGNFTLVIAPWTATLPQVPVGVPSTLLQRRPDIAAAERRVAAANQQIGIAQSALYPNLNLSASYGVGATRVSDLFSASTSVWSLGLSAAQVLFNAGATRARIDEAQAAQQQAAARYRQTVLVAFQGVEDQLAATRVLMQQQPLRELASRAADETEVQTLNRYRAGQIAYTEVVTAQASAFSARRALVQLASDRQVTAVALIQALGGGWGN